A window from bacterium encodes these proteins:
- a CDS encoding glycosyltransferase family 4 protein — protein MAKWLLWLGGIFSEDSLVKHPATSPAANRWQAGLIKALSEQGFSIVLISHLPEPIWPRGKYNPGSFGDLDPGFDSRFVHYWNIPLLRVASLRRVYIKAICEICEKRGNPLAVFSYNPNPESITAGLYAQKNYHVPWIDICADQYDPGPNWARYPSGADMAKGHVFLSYHAFQNCPFPKKLHLDGGISLLRFNPETQSNKGSENKKIVLYTGMMSVWGGVSFLLKAFEQIRDTNIELWICGHGSSSDLKAALKQDSRIRFFGLVPESQLQKMCRQASVLVNPRPSRVPGNNMNFPSKILEYLSYGKPVISTWTSGLSPEYRDVLEVLKEETEDCLAKTIENVLHWPDNRIGQNSMKIKDFLLKKKTWSYQADRLINWLQDDIL, from the coding sequence TTGGCAAAGTGGTTGTTATGGTTGGGTGGAATTTTTAGTGAAGATTCTTTAGTAAAACACCCTGCTACCAGTCCTGCCGCTAACCGCTGGCAGGCAGGATTGATCAAGGCTTTAAGTGAGCAGGGATTTTCCATTGTTCTGATATCGCATTTACCCGAACCCATATGGCCGAGAGGGAAATATAATCCAGGCAGTTTTGGTGACCTTGATCCGGGTTTTGATAGCCGCTTTGTTCATTATTGGAACATTCCATTATTGAGAGTTGCCAGTTTACGCCGGGTATATATTAAGGCTATTTGTGAAATCTGTGAGAAGCGAGGAAACCCTTTGGCAGTATTTTCCTATAACCCGAACCCTGAGAGTATAACTGCTGGACTTTATGCGCAGAAAAATTACCATGTTCCATGGATAGATATATGCGCTGATCAATATGATCCTGGTCCTAATTGGGCCCGGTATCCTTCTGGTGCTGATATGGCGAAAGGCCATGTATTTTTGTCCTATCACGCTTTTCAAAATTGTCCTTTTCCGAAAAAATTGCATTTAGATGGGGGAATCAGCCTCTTGCGATTTAACCCGGAAACACAGTCTAACAAGGGATCGGAGAATAAAAAAATTGTTCTATATACAGGGATGATGAGTGTTTGGGGAGGGGTCAGTTTTTTACTAAAGGCTTTTGAACAGATTCGCGATACTAACATTGAGCTCTGGATTTGTGGACATGGAAGCAGTTCAGATTTGAAGGCCGCTCTCAAGCAAGATTCCCGCATACGTTTTTTCGGCCTTGTTCCTGAGTCACAGCTTCAGAAAATGTGCAGGCAGGCATCTGTTCTGGTAAATCCGAGGCCTTCACGTGTTCCCGGCAATAATATGAATTTCCCTTCAAAGATTTTAGAATACTTGAGTTACGGGAAACCGGTTATTAGCACATGGACATCTGGACTTAGTCCTGAGTATCGTGATGTGCTTGAAGTATTGAAAGAAGAAACCGAAGATTGTTTAGCAAAAACGATTGAAAATGTGTTGCATTGGCCTGATAATAGAATAGGCCAAAATTCTATGAAGATAAAGGACTTTTTGTTGAAAAAAAAGACTTGGAGTTACCAGGCTGATAGATTAATTAATTGGCTGCAGGATGACATATTGTGA
- a CDS encoding glycosyltransferase family 4 protein encodes MKRKILYIQHAGGLGGSCMSLLYTLQGLDLSRFEPVVALIRPCMEVINFYEKAGFTVVVAPGIYTFEHTTASWACLSSPLGCLSLVQSFIHWKQSMRLTLDLVAKVKPDLVHLNSVVLVPSAMALAKGRIPFVWHVREASVKGYFGLRTNFMRFLLKKYGNEVIFISHYDWENWIGKSRGCVIANFIDLKKFNPDVSPNGIKIKMGIPENTKIILFLGGVSEINGIQVLLNALSLVRDSVPNFVCILAGSNLLSSGRLVSLMVRKILSLFGSGVLAQKVEKQVHELGIQSHLKFLPFQEDITPFIAASHIIVFPATQPHFARPVIEAAAMGKPSIGSDLGGINELIEHGRTGLLVKPNSPDALAGALEELLLDSDKMRELGENAFNKARIDFNIKRQMAKITGIYDSILG; translated from the coding sequence ATGAAAAGAAAGATTCTTTATATTCAACATGCGGGCGGCTTGGGCGGTTCGTGTATGAGTCTGCTCTATACATTACAGGGTCTCGACCTTTCGCGATTTGAGCCCGTCGTTGCTCTTATCCGTCCTTGTATGGAAGTAATTAATTTTTATGAAAAGGCAGGGTTTACAGTAGTAGTTGCTCCTGGAATTTATACTTTTGAGCATACCACTGCTTCTTGGGCCTGTTTGAGTTCTCCTTTAGGATGCCTTTCTTTGGTACAAAGTTTTATCCATTGGAAACAATCTATGCGTCTTACTTTGGATTTAGTTGCAAAAGTAAAACCTGATTTAGTTCATCTTAATTCTGTTGTTTTGGTTCCTTCAGCCATGGCTTTGGCAAAAGGTCGTATTCCTTTTGTTTGGCATGTCCGTGAAGCTTCGGTGAAAGGATATTTTGGCCTGAGAACAAATTTTATGAGGTTTTTGCTTAAAAAATACGGTAACGAGGTGATATTTATTTCTCACTATGATTGGGAAAACTGGATAGGCAAATCGCGGGGATGTGTTATAGCCAACTTTATTGATCTAAAAAAATTTAATCCGGATGTTTCTCCTAACGGCATAAAGATAAAAATGGGGATACCTGAAAATACTAAAATAATATTATTTTTGGGAGGGGTTTCAGAAATCAATGGGATACAGGTGCTTCTAAACGCGCTAAGTTTGGTTCGCGATTCAGTTCCGAATTTTGTCTGTATTTTGGCCGGTTCGAATCTTTTGTCGTCCGGGAGATTAGTTTCGTTGATGGTAAGAAAAATTTTATCGTTGTTTGGATCGGGTGTGTTAGCGCAGAAAGTGGAGAAACAAGTCCATGAGTTGGGCATACAATCCCACTTGAAATTTTTGCCCTTTCAGGAAGATATTACGCCTTTTATTGCCGCAAGCCATATAATCGTTTTCCCTGCTACTCAGCCTCATTTTGCCCGGCCAGTTATTGAGGCCGCAGCCATGGGGAAACCTTCTATCGGGTCGGATTTGGGTGGGATTAATGAGCTGATTGAACATGGGCGTACTGGTCTTTTAGTTAAACCCAATTCTCCGGATGCTTTAGCTGGGGCATTGGAGGAACTTTTATTAGATTCGGATAAAATGAGAGAACTGGGTGAAAATGCTTTTAATAAGGCGCGGATAGATTTTAATATTAAGCGGCAAATGGCCAAAATAACCGGAATTTATGATTCAATTCTTGGCTGA